In Littorina saxatilis isolate snail1 linkage group LG8, US_GU_Lsax_2.0, whole genome shotgun sequence, a single genomic region encodes these proteins:
- the LOC138974740 gene encoding uncharacterized protein, with product MARVLVLLSALAGCIPFSWCQEALGPPVTNCPDYVYEGQVLRCSCLSPTLGTMGITVQWAGSDPGHLLVTDAKRKNSSQTFTCMMLGPVQRNTTYTLKFASGPESVRIIGPISPNLDTEMTLTCEAFNVTPGAIFNWTGVDCLPAVNSPNTSTCRFVPKAGDDGKVITCKASNSEYPEQLSVTTTYTLNLTSASSSIQLTTPSIQSNTSSIQLTTSPIQLTTSPIQFNISSIQPTASPIQYNTSSIQPTIFPIQFNTSSIQPTTSSIQPTTSPIQLTSSSIQPTTSLIQLTTSSIQPTTSSIQLPSSSIQPTTSSIQLTSSSIQPTMSSIQLTSSSIQPTISSIQPTISSIQLTSSLIQPTSSLIQLSLSSIQPTSSSIQLTSSSIQPTTSSIQLTSSSIQPTSSLIQPTTSQIQSNTSSIQLTSSSIQPTISSIQLTSSSIQPTSSSIQLTLSSIQPTTSLIQSNTSPIQLTSSSIQLTSSSIQPTISSIQLTSSSIQLTSSSIQPTTSLIQYNTSSIQPTTSSIQSNTSSIQPTTFPIQSNTSSIQPTTSPIQPTTSPIQSNTSSIQPTTSAIQSNTSSIQPTTSPIQSNTSSIQPTTSPIQSNTSSIQPTTSPIQSNTSSIQPTTSPIQSNTSSIQPTTSSIQSNTSSIHSTTSPIRPTTASSQPTTPSIQSTTMSTTGDSE from the exons AAGCCCTGGGACCCCCCGTGACAAACTGTCCAGACTATGTCTACGAGGGTCAGGTGCTTCGCTGCAGTTGTCTTTCCCCTACCCTGGGCACCATGGGTATCACAGTGCAATGGGCCGGCTCGGATCCCGGGCACCTGCTGGTCACTGATGCCAAGAGGAAGAACTCCAGCCAGACCTTTACCTGCATGATGTTGGGGCCTGTCCAGAGGAACACAACATACACGCTGAAATTTGCAT CCGGACCAGAATCCGTACGGATCATAGGACCAATATCTCCCAACCTTGACACAGAGATGACCTTGACATGTGAAGCGTTTAACGTGACCCCTGGCGCCATCTTTAACTGGACTGGTGTTGACTGTCTTCCCGCCGTCAATTCGCCTAACACCAGCACATGCCGATTTGTTCCCAAAGCGGGGGACGACGGGAAGGTGATCACGTGTAAAGCCAGCAACTCAGAATATCCTGAACAGTTGAGCGTCACAACTACTTACACCTTAAATCTCACGT CAGCCTCATCTTCAATCCAACTTACCACACCATCAATCCAATCTAACACATCCTCAATCCAACTGACCACATCTCCAATCCAACTCACCACATCTCCAATCCAATTTAACATATCCTCAATCCAACCAACCGCATCTCCAATCCAATATAACACATCTTCAATCCAACCCACCATATTTCCAATCCAATTTAACACATCTTCAATCCAACCCACCACATCTTCAATCCAACCCACCACATCTCCAATCCAACTGACCTCATCTTCAATCCAACCAACCACATCTTTAATCCAACTGACCACATCTTCAATCCAACCCACCACATCTTCAATCCAACTGCCCTCATCTTCAATCCAACCCACCACATCTTCCATCCAACTGACCTCATCTTCAATCCAACCCACCATGTCTTCAATCCAACTGACCTCATCTTCAATCCAACCCACCATATCTTCAATCCAACCCACCATATCTTCAATCCAACTGACCTCATCTTTAATCCAACCCACCTCATCTTTAATCCAACTGAGCTTATCTTCAATCCAACCCACCTCATCTTCAATCCAACTGACTTCATCTTCAATCCAACCCACCACATCTTCAATCCAACTGACTTCATCTTCAATCCAACCAACCTCATCTTTAATCCAACCCACCACATCTCAAATCCAGTCTAACACATCTTCAATCCAACTGACCTCATCTTCAATCCAACCCACCATATCTTCAATCCAACTGACCTCATCTTCAATCCAACCCACCTCATCTTCAATCCAACTGACCTTATCTTCAATCCAACCAACCACATCTCTAATCCAATCTAACACATCTCCAATCCAACTGACCTCATCTTCAATACAACTGACCTCATCGTCAATCCAACCCACCATATCTTCAATCCAACTGACCTCATCTTCAATCCAACTGACCTCATCTTCAATCCAACCAACCACATCTCTTATCCAATATAACACATCTTCAATCCAACCCACTACATCTTCAATCCAATCGAACACTTCTTCAATCCAACCAACCACATTTCCAATCCAATCTAACACATCCTCAATCCAACCGACCACATCTCCAATCCAACCCACCACATCTCCAATCCAATCGAACACATCTTCAATACAACCCACCACATCTGCAATCCAATCCAACACATCCTCAATACAACCAACCACATCTCCAATCCAATCTAACACATCTTCAATCCAACCGACCACATCTCCAATCCAATCTAACACATCTTCAATACAACCCACCACATCTCCAATCCAATCTAACACATCTTCAATCCAACCCACCACATCTCCAATCCAATCTAACACATCTTCAATCCAACCCACCACATCTTCAATCCAATCTAACACATCTTCAATCCATTCCACCACATCTCCAATCCGACCTACGACAGCTTCATCCCAACCCACGACACCTTCAATCCAATCTACTACAATGTCTACAACAG gagattcggagtga